The Mycteria americana isolate JAX WOST 10 ecotype Jacksonville Zoo and Gardens chromosome 16, USCA_MyAme_1.0, whole genome shotgun sequence DNA segment CTTGCACACCTGGAGGCAGGAGATTATACCCTTACGGTAGCTCTGCAAATGCCACAGATATTTTCCTGTTCCcagattccctccctccctccctccaggcaGGGTCCTGACTTGTTTATAGTGTGACTGGCTAGTCCTTCCAGTTTAACGCTCTCCAATATAAAGGGGTAATTTTAGGATGTGATTGATTCCAGCATGGAGAGCAGCCAATATCGGGCTCAAAAATCCATTCGCAAGTGTGTGAAACACGAAACATGCATCAAACgtgaaataaaaaattgttgGAAAAGGAGCAAGCATCTTCGCTGTTTAAGGGGCTAAGCCCCATTTTATGTGCAGCACCATCACATACATGGGATGATTTTTATTCTGCTCTACCAAAGATCTGAATTCTGCCCATACCACCTACTGAAAGTCCAATTTTGTCTGCATTTCACTTAATTCTGGGCTTTTCCGTGGGAGATCCTGCCAAACAGCATTAAAATCACTTGTGGTTGCATGGAATGTGCAAACAGCACCTTCTTGCATGCAAAACTGGACAGCCTCCTAGGGAAAACGTTCTATCTGCTAGCGAGCCAGCCAGGAAGTGTCTTCAGGATAAAAAATGAGGTGCAAACTGcagcaaaatacagcattttaaaacacaacgTCGATGTGAACGCTGCCGGGGTGCTCTATGAACTCCTACCCGTGAAGTGCCACTATGCCCGAGTGCCCCTGCAAgcagaaaagccagaaaaactGCTGCCAAGTTCAGGCGGGCTCTAAATAACTTAAATCATTTTATTATATATGGTCAGCAGGACATGTAATCAGATGATTAATGGGTTTATAAACACACTAGAGAGCTCTCCCAAAAAGGAGACTGGCTCTTTGGATTACCCCTACTCTTATGTATTAGAAAACTGAGGAAGCTTAATAAAACCTAGGCTGGCTTGAGCTCAGTAAATGAATATTGATTATAAATCATGGCGGGAATGGGGGTCTCCTCGGGAATGGTCAGGCTGGGGATGGCAGCTCCCACCAGTGAGTGGGCCTGCTGCCCCTGGGCTTTGGGGAGGCGATGGAGGCGGTGAGTGAGGGTTGGGGACCCGGTTTGGAGCAGAACGGGGTTGGAAGCACCCCTCACACCGGGCAGCACGCCGGCATGGCGGCCGGCGGGCTGCCCGaagactacaactcccagcatgCATCGCGCGGCCCGGCCCGTCATGCGTCGCTCCCTCCATGCATCACGCGCCTCTCTTCCGCGCAGGCGCAGAGTGGGCTTGAcgctgtgaggaggaggaggaggcggcggcggcggcggccatggCGCTAAACAGGAACCATTCGGAGGGCGGCGGCGTCATCGTTAACAACAGCGAGAAGTGAGGTGccatccccttctcccctcctccggCCGCAGTCGCTGGGGGATAGCGAGCAGCTGcatctctccccctgccctccttcctcctcagaaggagcggttgggggggggggggggggggcgggcgccgcGGGTCACGTGGTGCCGAGGGGCTCGGGGGGATAAGGGGGATGGATTAACCCTCTCGGTGCTGGCGTGGCTGGGCTcgtccttccctcttctccctaCGGGGATAGGGGTTGTACGTATACCCCTGCTCCTGGGTCTCTCCGGGGGGAGCTCTGCTGGGCCTCAGCCGCGGGCCTCCCCCCGCCACACggctcccctctgcagcctccctgctcccctgaCTGCTGCTGGCTCTTACTGCTGTCCCCAGCCTCTCCCGCGAGTGCTCGgtgagggctggcagagctcagcccccAGCCAGGTGATTCTGGCCTGGACCCAAGCCTCATCCTTCTCTCACCACCCggtgctgctggagagctgggaTGCTGCACCTGCAGTGTGCCTTTGTTCAAGAGGTGGCCACTTGGGAAGTACTAGGCTGCCTGCCCGGTTTGGTTTGCTGGGTTTCTTGCGCACACACCCCCTCCGTGTGTTCGGAAAGCAGCAACAGTGTTGGAAAAAGGTGCTGGGATATAACCATGGAAACAGAAAGCCTCCACAGAGCTGCCTCTGTCTGCATGGCAATGGGCTGTCCTCACGCTCTGTGTCTGCCAGCGTTCTTTGGTTCTGATGTGACAGTCACCTGCTTCTGGGACAAAGGAGTAGTTCATTCTTCAGGGCTTCTTTCCATGGGACCGGTTAAACATTGGTGTAGGAATTCTGCGCCTGACTTCCATTTGGGATGTGACCCTTCTTAGAAGAATTTAATAAGATCAACTCTGGGGCTTAAATTTGTATTCACTGAGACAAACAAGTGCGGCAGCTTAATGTGTTACCGTTCCCAGTTGTCAGCCTACCTTGGATCAGGGGTTACCTCTCATGCTTGTGGTGGTTGGTTCAGCTGATACGCTGTAGtgtgagcagagctgctggccccTGTGCCCTTCTGGAGCTTTTGCTGGAGGAACAGGTACTTGctggcagaagggaagggcaaaTGACTGAGGATGGTAACACGTAAGCTGTCAAAGATAAAGGTGGTGGACGCTTCTCCAGCTTTAGGGATTAGAGTCCCTAATATGGGTGCTGTTATGTTAATACAAGTTACCCGCTGCATCCATGCAAGGGTATTGCACTGGTTTTAATCAGGTCAGTTTCTAATTGAGAATTAAGGAGTCAGTGCAGACAACATGGGTTAATGAAGTCTGGTGGCAAGAAAGGGGAGTTCCTCTTGATCACATATTTGTGACAGAGATGCTTAAGCTGTGGTTAGACCTTCAACAGCCGTGTTGCATAAGCCAGCCTGAGCAGTTCTTGCTTCAGCAGTCCTTCCTCTGTTGTGTTACTTGTGGTGAACCAAATTAGGGAACTGATCCAGCAGAAATgcaacagaacttaaaaaaatatatatatatatctatgtcAGAGATCTTGATCAGTTTAATTGACTAGATTCACTGCCTGGCTATGCAGACAGCggcagctgtgccagcacacTGAGGAGGGAACACAAGGCTGAGAACAAGCAGCCAGTACTACTGAAGTTGCTactgccaacaaaaaaaaaaagtgcaagccAGACTGATTTTGTCTGCTGAGCACTGGCCTGAGGTTAAAGGCAGTTTTGGTAGGTCAGTAAACTTATATGCATATTGCACTTCTGCCTTGAGCTGTAACACTGTAACACTGTGTCTCTTCTCTCATCTTGTTTGCAGCGTTTTGATGACCTATGATCACATAGAAATTACCTTCAGTGATATTGAACCTATGCCAGATGCCTTCAAAGGGACCAAGAAAGGGAGTGTTTTCTTGACTCCCTACCGAGTAAGTAGTAAAAGGCTTTATCTTGCGTAAGGAGATAAGGGCTCTTTGCGATTCTGTATTTAAATGTCCTCAATGCATGAAAGTCAGGATAATCTACTACCCCTTGAAGTATGGCTCATCCTCTCCCTCTGGGGAGCGTTATGAATTCATTGCATATCCTATCTATTTGTCAAAAGATAGTAAATCTGATTAGTTCTTATACAGGCAGCTGTTTAGTCTGTCAGGCATCTTCAAGATTGGAAATTAGCAATGGTCTGGAAATGCTGAATGCAACAGCACAGCTACTGAATCATAGCTGTGTAGAGCAGCGAGTTCTCTGGAAGCTGGGAGGAGTATTATCTGAGCAAGGGTAGTCTTCCTGGAAGGCTTTATTGCCTTGAGGCTTCAGTTTACCCTTGTGGCTGTTCTGTGTAGCTTTTGGCTTGCAGAACTGGCGAGGAGCTTCAGATGTGGGAGGGAGTTTCAGTCCATCAAAAAGTCTCTTCAGATAATAAATCGGGGCTGtgtttcctgtttgttttaaataccctttgtaatgttattttcttttcaggttatCTTTGTATCGAAGGGAAAGGATACTATGCAGTCTTTCATGATGCCTTTTTATTTGTTGAAAGATTGCGAGATTAAGCAGCCTGTCTTTGGAGCAAATTATATCAAGGGTACAGtgaaagcagaggcaggaggtaTGTATAGTACAGATGTATGTTCTGTATCTTAGTTCAACTACACAATTCATAGCAAAGTAAGTATCCAGTGTAACTGAAAATGGATACTGACCAAATGGGTTTTTACAGTACtgctaaaatgtgtttctttgaaacTAGAGCTAAAAATATTCCTCTTATCTACTCCCTGTACAGTTACAATGAACAGATCTGTTCTGCAACTGATCTCATTCCTGCCCTCTGTGCAAAATACTAAGTTCAATCAGCCGGGTGATCTCGCTGAGTAAACATCAGAGCAGAGTCAGCTAGAGTGAGGATGTCATTTtgctttggtcagttgaggttaCCTGTTAATTCTGTGTCCAGGTCCTCCTATGCCAAAATCTCGTGATCCTTTCTGGATCTGTTTGGGTTTTCAGGTGCAGATCTCCAGAGCACTGTTCTCCATCATCAATTTCTTGTGCAATTCAAGGAAAGGCATGCCATTGCTATAGTGCATCTTAGCAGTAAAAATGACACTCGGAAGAGAACGGAGTGTCTTGAAATTATGGAATCTTCAAGGAGCGCTTTCATATTATGTTCAATGAGAAGGTTGTGGTAGACattttcaagaataattttttttttaatcactgttttaTGCTTCCCTTTTTACGAAAGGCACATAGTTCAGTAAACTCTTTCATCCCTAGCTTGATTTAGTCTGTTAGTTGTGCCACTGAAATCACAGTGCAGTGCTTAGGAGACGTCAGTCTATAATCCCGAAATCAGCATTGTAGCTTCTGTGTGGGAGCAAAGTGAGACTATCCAGTGTGAGAGGAAGCTCGAGCAGTAACTACAAACTCTGTAAACTGTGTGAAAGGCAAATGGCTTTAGCTAAATCTTTGTGAGTTTTCCCCAGAGGCTGTCTCCTTTAATGAGGATGTTGCTTTAACAGCCATGAGAGGCTGGTTTAGCTCAAAAGGCTCTTTAATCTACATGTCCCTGTTTCAGCACTGACACAGCTTCTTCTGCTTTGATGCATTGTTCTGACTCTGGGGctgtgcatgtttttcttttttagtctgTAATATGAGAtgtcactaattttttttttgttattattatccTGACTTGAAATATCTTCCATGGACTCTAATGGATTTATGTGGACCGTGTTTTTCATTAAGCTCTTTGCTTCCTTGGGCACTCAAACTCCCAAACTAATTTATAGCTGACAGTTAGGTGTAGTTGCAAAGGCTTTTTAGCAAACGGGATTAACAAAATCCCTGTCTTCTGCACTAATCTTATACAAAGCTAGAGCAAATCCAGCGCTTCTGATAGCTTGGTCTGTTGGCAGCTGGTGTGGTAACAAGCACAACTTTAGTAAGCTTTTGAAGGTCTCCCTCATTGATGTTTCTTCTTCAGGTGTCTCTTGACCTGAAAATACCCCAATGTGACTTTTTGTGGTAATAGATTTGGATTTTTGGGATAAGCTCTTTAAAGAATTATATACGGGGCACCTGTAGATAAAGCATGGAAACTAAATAGCATCGAAACGGCTTTTCCTTGCTTCTGAATTCTGCCTTTCCTCCCTGCAGGCGGCTGGGAAGGATCTGCCACCTTCAAGATGACCTTTTCAGCTGGGGGTGCTATCGAGTTCGGGCAGCGCATGCTGCAGGTGGCATCGCAAGGTACGGGGATCTGGCAGCATCTGCCAGACAGTTTTGTGGCTTCAGGAGGCTTTGCCTTCGTCTCGCAGCAAGAGCAGTTTTAAGTTGCAACAGGTTGGATTCAAATCCATGCGAGTTTCAGGCTTTATCTGGAacttccttgctttaaaaaatacttttttcacaTCCAATGAACAGCAGATTTATTGGGATGGAGCTTGTTTGTTGTTCAGCTAAGGATTCTTTAAGTTTTTGGAGGTCTTCGCCTGCATTTGATGCAGGCTTGATGTTTTGATGACGTCAACTTTATCTTTACTTTTCCAGTCTCCAGAGGTGAAATACCCAATGGAGCATATGGCTATTCCTATATGCCAAATGGATCCTATGCTTTTGCACCGGCTGCAGCTAATGGGGGCTATCCGtacccaccacctcctcctggtAAGTCTGGGAATTGAGGATGGGGATTATTCTAGTTAGCAAGAGTTAAAATAGgtaaaaaggggaagaaacacaAATTTTACATAGTCTTTTAGACTGGATCTGATGCCTTGTGCAACTTTTGTTTCTGAGCTTAATTATATTTGCCTTTGGCTTGTTTTGGCTGTATGCTATGACCCGCCCAATGGAGTTAAGTCTTTTGCTGTGTTATTTCCTTTCCTGACAGAGTTTTATCCTGGCCCCCCCGTGGTGGGTGGAGACATGGGTTACATGCAGCTTCCACCCCCGCCGTACCCAGGGCCCATGGAACCCCCTGTTAGTGGTCCAGACCTGCCCTCCACTCCTGCAGGTAAGAAGTGTGTTGAGGTGAATTAGCTCACAACTGTTTTGTTACCCGTGAAACAGACATTGTTTCTTGTCTGTTACATCTTGGGGAATTTAGAGTCAATTTAGCAGTTAAAAAATTGTTTAGGAGAGGGATTAGGGAGCTCCTCTAATCTCCAGCCTTGTATATCCATCTCAGTCTGGAGGCCAGCCTGGTTCTCTCCAGGGTGGATACCATTAGCAGGTATTTTGCAACTGGATTTATTCTTGTCGTGGCAGAAAAAATAGTTTGTGATTCTCCTATTGTGGTAATCTTGCTCTGTTagatgaataaaaagaaatctatgcTGAAATATGTTTCCAGTTCATTTTAGTTAGCAAATGTGGCTTTGCTGGTATTTGCTCCCCTTTCCCCCATTTCATGCTAATCTGGTTACTTTTGCTTAAACAATATGGAACAGAGGAATAGATAATGGAAAGGAACGGGGGAAAAGTCAGTCTCGTTTTCACTCATTTGGgatttatcaaaattattttgaacatgGACTTAAAAagtctgcgggggggggggaccgacggacccaaaaaacaaacaaacaaaaaaagcaaaaaatgagcTTTTGTGGTTGGATACAACCACAGATCTCTCACAGATAAATTCTTATTCAGACAAATATCCTTAACTTCTGTCTTTTGTTTGAATAAACAACCAATCATCCTTGAACTATTATGTAGAAGGTGGCAGTGATCCACATGGTTGTACAAGATTTTTGTATTCTGCAGAAGTAGAGGATCTGGATTATCTTCATAAATTACCATCTTTAAACTGTGAATCCCCTGACCTGCTATAAACTtgtgctgatttttgttttgtcttgtatTTTCACTCCCAAAAAGGATGGTTTGTTGATGGCCTTTTTAAGGGGTATTGTCTGTATTTAGGCAGAACAGCCGGTAGCATTTATTTGTTGGCTAACAGGCAAGTCCCAGGTGACATTTCCAAACTAAGTCTTGGGACTGTTTGACTTCTGACTTGACAATCCTGTGGCAATTGAATCCTTAGTACTTGGAAGAGATAATGCTCAATCTCGTGTTTGTTGTAGCTATTTTGCACCTCAAGCCTTGGTCAAATAGTGCTCTGTTGTAACACTTGATGGCCAGGAATGTGTGGAGGTTTTGTTTGATTGTAAAAGTTCTCTGCATGTCACCGAATCTGTAACTTCTCCTTCTGTGATAGCTGAAGCAAAGGCTGCCGAAGCCGCTGCCAGCGCTTACTACAGCCCAGTCAACCCACATAACGTCTATATGCCCACGGTAAGGTCCTGTATCATTCTGGTATTGCAATGTGAGCCCAAGTGTGTATTTAGCAGTTCTTTTTCTCAGCCACACAGCAAAGTTTGTCTGAATCAATTttggtattttgttgttgttggttggtttttggtgttttggtttggtgtggttttttttttttttttaacttagccaTGAATTGATATTCTTTTACTGTCTTGATTTCAGGACCAGCCACCCCCTCCTCCATACTTCCCACCAGAGGACAAGAAAAACCAATAAGCTAACAGAGAACTTCTCCACAACTCATTGCTTTCTTACTTCCCACTTTGGCAGAATCTTGGGGCATGGTCCATAGCACTGAGGAGTAGCGCCTTCCCCCAGGGCACATAGCTTTCATGGACTCTAGTGGTAGATGTGTGCAGAGCAAGGGGAGAGATTTCAGCAGCCGGGGTTACCTCTGAGGGTTTGCTGTCCTACCGCAGTATTCCCTTCTCCCTGTGCGCAGCATCACTAGAACTGGAGGTTCTCTTCATCTGTGATCATTTCCCTTACGTCTGTTTCTTTTGATACTTAAATTACACCTCTTTAGAGTAAGGAACTGCTCCAAACTGATAATTAACATGCTCATAACATGGATGCAAGGCTCTTGGGTGGGTTGTGAATTTACCTTAGCGTGCAGCCGAGAGCATCTCTGGACACAGGGATGTCTCTGGGTATTCCTCTCAACCCAGAGTATCACATCCAACTCTTCCCTCTGCTACTGAGAAAGGGCTTCAAAGGGAACCTTTGGGATCTCAGAGGAAATAGATCGCTGTTACGTTTTTCAGATATCTATTAAACtatcttggtttttttcagctaagTCATTCCTGACAATCCTAGCAAATAATCTGGTAGCCCTCCAAATTTCCCTGCTGTGCACTGTGTATGGAGATGCTGACAAGCTTCCCTTCTTAAGAAAACATATTACCCTTTACAGGGTTGATCAGTAGCATCTAACTAGTTATAGATCATATGGGAACACTAActttctgttgtctcttttttCCAGTTAGATATGTGGGCTTGAGATCACTAAGTCCTGAATACTTTCTTCATAGTCtataatgcacttttttttttctctgctgtaacACAAGTTACACATTTTGGCCAGTGAAGCATCTTGCTGCTGTGATTTAACTGGTGAATTAATAGCTAATGGGGAGAAAATAGTTGCTTTACTTCTGCCCTGGAAGCACTTGAGAGAATATGCAAAATGTTGGAATAAGCTTCTAGGTACAACTGAGCTGCTCATTTGAATGTTTAATGCTGTTAGTGTTCCTGGATCAGCTGTGAATTTACTTCCCAGTAACTTGAACGTGGGCTCCTTGGGCTGAGAGTTCAAGCGTTTTCCTTCCATAGCATTGATTCATTGATCTCGGCAACGACTCTAGCATGCAGAACCTCTGCAGGACTGATCACTAACCCGGTTGTAAAACTTTGCATTGTACAAAGCTTTGCACAAATCAGACTTCACTGACTTCTGGCAGAGTCTGTGAGAGAAAATCCTTCCCCGCAAGTGTGAGGAAAGATCGTGTGCTTGGAAACTGCTGAGACTTGCTGCATGCAGCCTGCTTGGAGAGAAAAAAGGTCcacctcttgttttctttttgtttgagtCTAGCTGATTAATCAAATTGCTACTGTCTGTGCACTGACTTTTCTAGAATTGCTACTGCAGTGATGTAAAgaaatggttattttaaaaacaaatatttattttgaaaatgtttgattAATATATTAATGTGAAATGACTTTTGAATGCAGATTTGTTTTGCCAAGACTgtgaagtaaaaagaaatcagCTCAAAACTTCCGGTGTTTGTGCATTTGTGTATGAGTGGGCAAACTCGATGGTGACTTAGTAGCTTcggatggagagagggagaattaaacagcagcaaaatcactTGGATTTTGTTCTTGGCTATTCATTGGTGACATTAGTCGCTTGATTTCTCTTGACTgactttgtgaaatgaaaatgagatgtCAAAATCTTTTAACGAATGCCCATTTTGCAATTCCTGTTGTAAACTGGTGAGGCGGCTGCTTAACACTTTACCCAGATGTGTTACCCAGATGGTTTTTCCAGACCACTTATCCCTGCAAAGTTGCAGCCTATTGCTAGAAGTAGTCGAGGGACGCAGCATAGTTGTCGCCTCTCAAATCTGTCTCTAATTAGAAGCGATctgtaattttatcttttttttttttttttaaaaaaaagaaaaaattaagtgtgCTGAGATGCCTGGGTAGTTCTGCTCAGTTAGGTCTGAACTCTCTCAGGTGGTGTGGTCCACTTGGTAGCTCTTCTCCCTGAAAAAATGGGGAGTTGTTACTCCGGCAGCATGAAGAGCTCCTCCCGGGCGTGCTCCAGCAGCAGTGCGAGAGCTGTTACTGCTTATGTGTGCGCAGAATTTGGTGTCGGTATAGTTTGGCAGGGTAGAAGAGGAGGTGTTCCGCGTGGGATCTGGTCCTGTGGTCACTGAGATCAGGTGAGTCCCTCCGGTTTGCACTGACATGTCAAACAAGTTATTCAGAAGCTGCTCTACAGGtaacatccaaaccttgcttggctTCATTCCTCTTCTCAGCTGCCACTGGCTGCCTTAATTCTCTTGAACTCCCTGATCAACTGGGGTGGACGTCTTCCAGGTTCTCTCCTACATCACCTTTGACTCTTGCGTCCTCCCACAGGGTTGTTTTACTGCATTTTAAGGCTGGCTGAGCcacttgggtttgttttctgtggcAAGAGCTGGGTGGAGAAGGGAAGCATTAAGAGAGAAAATGTTACAGCCCAGTAGGAACCTAATAAATCCTGTGTTGTAAATCAAATTACTTCAAATCAAGGTTTCCTGAATTACATAAATCCAACTGTAAGATGCTGCAGAAACCTCTCTGTActctgttctgttttaaaatggcTCCCTCCCAGTTACCCTCTACTCCCAGACAGATAATCCTGGAAAACAGATTGCACACAGTTTCCAGGTCTCTTGCCCAGCATCACTCGCTGTGCAGCTCTCATGCCAACAATCAGCACAaacccatgaggttttttttaaatctttcctcaaCTAAGTGTGCTTGAGAGAAGAAACACTTAGATAATCTGCTCTGATGAGAACTTGGCTCCGTGGTTCAAGCTGAGTGTCTCTTCCGCTAGTGCAGACAAGTGGTAAGATCTGCAGAGAGACCATGAGGTTTGCTgcctggaaaaaggaaaatatgttgaGAGGATGAGTCAGGCTGGAATAAATGAAATACTTCTCTCCTCAACATGGGTATTGGTGAACTAAATCAGTGGCTTTTCAGCTGTGAGCTTTTTACAATGGTTCGTTGGTGAATGTCCCCATTCCTCCAGGCTAGAGCTTGGCATGGTCTATGGAGAGGTGAGAAGGAGCAGGCCAAAATAAAGAGATTGATCATGGTAATCTTGGTGTGTTTGGAGCACGCTGATGAGAAGTGAGGCACGTTTTGGGAATGCTGAAGCTATGGGGCCGAAAGGCCAGGCATGTCGCACAGTCAGTAAGGCTCATGCAGGTATTAGGTTGAGCGGAGCAGTATGATTCAGCAGGGTGCAGATTTTGGCCAGATAGATGCCGGTGAGAATCCCCGCCTCATTCGTTAAAACCTGAAAACCCAGATTTGGCTTAGCTACTCGGCACTCACTGCTATCTCCCTGATGGGAACCgggagctgtgctctgctttggaAAGGGCTTAGAGAGGGTAGAAGGGTCAGCTGGTCCTGCTGCCCACATagaagattttaaatattaaaacagggAAGTGCAGTTGAAAGTCTGCTTCTGCTCTGGAAGTGGGGTGGGAGTAGGGCAGGAGGAAATATTGTGCATTAATACGTCTCCAGATCTGGTCTCTGCTTGAACGATTAATCAGCTATGCAGCAGAAAGGCTGTCATGTGAAAGCTAGATCAGTATCATTAAATTCTAATATTTGGATAGTATTACACTATTGAAGAAAAAGAGGGGGCATAGGGAACAGTTAGTGTGGGATCCAGTGAATCTTTTGGCATAGACAGATTTTCTGCCGCTGTGTACAGTTCTGTCTCCTTGATGTGACTTAGGCTCTTCGTTTGAGAAGGCGCTCACTGCACCTTGTGCCTGCTTCCCCGCTCTGAATACACAGCTATTTCCCTCGTTCATGGGACTGTGGTGTAACTAGGTATttctaaagtgctttgagatcttaTGCAAAAAACTTACTGCAGGAACTGCAGGTACTGCTTACAGATTTCCTACTGTCGGCCCTGAAATCTTGCTGATATccctgggggctggggaaggtCTTTACCTGGGAAGGATGGGGCATGTGCGTGCTTGCCAGGGTTGCCTCCAGCCGAAGGAAGAGACCAAGCCCTCCTCCTCCATACCATTCTGCCCAGATTTTACCTTGAGCTCTCTTGCTTCATgcaacctattaaaaaaaaaaaaattaaatcattattttgcattaattCCTTTATAGCTGGGGGTGATGCACTGAGCGGTCATAGGGACCGTGGTTAAGCCAGCCTGGCCAGTGCCTGCCTGCCATGTGTGTGCGTCTGTGTGTGTCTTCCCTTAGGGACCACGAGGATTCCCCACAGCTCTCCGCGCAGTAGATGGTCAAATTGCATCTTTGCCATGTGATGGACACCGTGATTTATGAGCTATGGCTTGCAGCGCCGGCTCCCTTCGCAAATGCCgctggaggtggcaggaggcGTGGGGCGAGGTTTGGACCCAGCTGTTCCTGGAGCAGCTGGGAGTGGGGCCAGCCCTTGCCGGTGAGCAGCTCGCGTTGGCCGATGCGGTCTCATCACAGGCACCTCCAGCCATAAATAACTGCCAGGTTGGTATTAGAAGACGGGTTTTGCTGAGATAGGCGGCGATCAGGAGGAGGTTTCAGGTTTAAAGCTGTACAAGTAAGCCCAAGTgacaaatgtggggtttttttgtgggttggtaTGAAATGCCAGGACATACAG contains these protein-coding regions:
- the WBP2 gene encoding WW domain-binding protein 2 isoform X1 encodes the protein MALNRNHSEGGGVIVNNSENVLMTYDHIEITFSDIEPMPDAFKGTKKGSVFLTPYRVIFVSKGKDTMQSFMMPFYLLKDCEIKQPVFGANYIKGTVKAEAGGGWEGSATFKMTFSAGGAIEFGQRMLQVASQVSRGEIPNGAYGYSYMPNGSYAFAPAAANGGYPYPPPPPEFYPGPPVVGGDMGYMQLPPPPYPGPMEPPVSGPDLPSTPAAEAKAAEAAASAYYSPVNPHNVYMPTDQPPPPPYFPPEDKKNQ
- the WBP2 gene encoding WW domain-binding protein 2 isoform X2 — translated: MTYDHIEITFSDIEPMPDAFKGTKKGSVFLTPYRVIFVSKGKDTMQSFMMPFYLLKDCEIKQPVFGANYIKGTVKAEAGGGWEGSATFKMTFSAGGAIEFGQRMLQVASQVSRGEIPNGAYGYSYMPNGSYAFAPAAANGGYPYPPPPPEFYPGPPVVGGDMGYMQLPPPPYPGPMEPPVSGPDLPSTPAAEAKAAEAAASAYYSPVNPHNVYMPTDQPPPPPYFPPEDKKNQ